The following proteins come from a genomic window of Aphelocoma coerulescens isolate FSJ_1873_10779 chromosome 18, UR_Acoe_1.0, whole genome shotgun sequence:
- the COPRS gene encoding coordinator of PRMT5 and differentiation stimulator isoform X1 codes for MAAVTEASNSGGKQLPNNRETMIWKPRKACLVKNIPNVPDGKSEESESASTSPNQGDVSGSTDNGWYNIYADLDVWDSEVSNVPESPGQQDASEYEVEDWDKELEESTYGPYDADGLSCGSFEENNLFGSYVWKEDWFYNPDCHHTPCFAFPPQVRTVEKGQFDDADE; via the exons ATGGCTGCTGTCACTGAGGCTTCAAACTCTGGGGGGAAACAGCTTCCTAATAATAGAGAAACTATGATCTGGAAGCCCAGAAAAG CTTGTTTGGTGAAGAATATTCCAAATGTTCCTGATGGCAAGTCTGAAGAAAGTGAATCTGCTTCTACCTCTCCCAATCAAGGTGATGTCAGTGGCTCTACTGATAATGGTTGGTACAATATATATGCTGACCTGGATGTGTGGGATAGTGAAGTCTCCAATGTACCTGAGTCTCCAGGGCAGCAAGATGCATCTGAGTATGAGGTGGAGGACTGGGATAAAGAATTGGAGGAGTCTACATATGGTCCTTATG ATGCTGATGGTCTCTCCTGTGGAAGCTTTGAGGAAAATAATCTTTTCGGCTCTTATGTATGGAAAGAGGATTGGTTTTACAACCCAGACTGTCACCACAcaccttgctttgcttttccaccACAAGTTAGAACAGTTGAGAAGGGCCAGTTTGATGATGCTGATGAATGA
- the COPRS gene encoding coordinator of PRMT5 and differentiation stimulator isoform X2, whose product MAAVTEASNSGGKQLPNNRETMIWKPRKACLVKNIPNVPDGKSEESESASTSPNQGDVSGSTDNGWYNIYADLDVWDSEVSNVPESPGQQDASEYEVEDWDKELEESTYGPYGLIHECWQIKLK is encoded by the exons ATGGCTGCTGTCACTGAGGCTTCAAACTCTGGGGGGAAACAGCTTCCTAATAATAGAGAAACTATGATCTGGAAGCCCAGAAAAG CTTGTTTGGTGAAGAATATTCCAAATGTTCCTGATGGCAAGTCTGAAGAAAGTGAATCTGCTTCTACCTCTCCCAATCAAGGTGATGTCAGTGGCTCTACTGATAATGGTTGGTACAATATATATGCTGACCTGGATGTGTGGGATAGTGAAGTCTCCAATGTACCTGAGTCTCCAGGGCAGCAAGATGCATCTGAGTATGAGGTGGAGGACTGGGATAAAGAATTGGAGGAGTCTACATATGGTCCTTATG gtctAATTCATGAATGCTGGCAGATCAAATTGAAATAA